The Nostoc sp. NIES-3756 DNA window AATTGGAAAAAGCGATCGCTACCGAATACAATCCAGCCAGAGTTAAATTTAAAGATGGTGGAGAAGTCTGGGTAAAGAATGTCTTAAATATTGGAGTAGATCCAGTCTATTTACTCGCTACTTTAAAACAAAAATTTTTAGAAGCTGGCGGACAGTTATTTGAGCAGACACCTTTTTCTGAAGTAGTTGTTCATCCAGATGGAGTGATAGTTAATCATCAATTCACCGCCAAATTATTGATAGATGCGATGGGACATCTTTCCCCCATCACCAAACAAGCACGCCAAGGTAAAAAACCCGATGCACTTTGCTTAGTTGTGGGAAGTTGCGCTCAAGGTTTTGCCGATAACCAAGCAGGCGACTTAATTTTATCCTTCACATCCTTGCAAAATCAATGTCAGTATTTTTGGGAAGCCTTCCCCGCCAGAGATGGGAGAACGACATACTTATTTACCTACATGGATGCTCATACCCAACGCTTGAGCTTAGAAGACTTGTTTGAAGAATATTTACGCTTGTTACCAGAGTATCAAGGTGTAGAATTAGGACAGTTAAAATTTCAAAGAGCTTTGTTTGGGTTTTTTCCTAGCGATCGCCAAAGTCCACTCAAAACACCTTGGAATCGGATTCTCCCAGTAGGAGATAGTAGCGGAAATCAATCACCTTTAAGTTTTGGCGGTTTTGGGGCGATGGTACGCCACCTCAAGCGTTTAACATTAGGTATACACGAAGCCCTAAAAACTGAACAATTATCAGCCAAACCATTAGCATTGCTGCAACCATATCAACCAAGCCTTAGTGTGACTTGGCTGTTTCAAAAAGCCATGAGTGTTGGTGTAAATCAAAACATTCCCCCAGAACAAATTAACCAACTACTCTCGGCTGTTTTCCAAGAAATGCAGCAATTAGGAACACCCGTATTAAAACCTTTTTTGCAAGATATAGTCCAATTTTCCGCACTCACGCAAACATTAGTAAAAACTGGTTTATCTCATCCGGCATTAGTAGCTAAAATAATTCCCCAGGTGGGTTTAGTAAATCTCCTAGATTGGTTAGTACATTACATCAACTTAGGAACTTATACTGCATTGTTTGCACTTAGCCCCATGTTAGAAACGTGGATTAAAAATTTACCACCCACACAACAATACTATTGGCATCGTTTGGTAGAGGCATGGAAATTTGGTTCTGGTGCTGATTACATGGAAAAATAGGGAAAATTGTAGTAAGGACTTTAGTCTTGAAGCAATTATAAAAGGACTAAAGTCCTTACTACGAACCATATTTACACTTCTACCCAAATACTACCTTCTTCTATACGGGTAGGAAAGACGGATAGTCCTTTTTCTTTAGAAATCATACCCATCACTTTGCCAATCCCAGGAGGGAAAGGAATCCAAGTAGTAGGATTACCTGTAGCTAGGTCAAAAGCACTACGATGAAATGGACAAACGATCGCACCATCATCTGTGATTTTTCCTTTTTGCAAAGGTAATTTTAAGTGAGGACAAGAATTTTCTATCGCAAAAACTTGGTTGTTATGGTTGAGTAGCAGAATGTTACGTTGTTCGACCTTCACCACTTTACGTCCATTTTCTGGCAATTCATCTTGGGCAATCACTTTAATCCAGTTCATTTAGACCTCACTTCTCAATCGGCGGATAAAATACATCATTTCACAATTTTGTAAGGGTATGTGGATTAAGGGAGATGAGGGAATAGGGGACAATAACTGTTGACTATGGACTAAGCGCAAAGTCTGAGCGGAGGTTTCCTCCGAACAGAACTTTGTAAGAGATGACCAATGACTAATGACTAATGACAATTGTAAGGTGTGGTGATAGGTGCATTAGCAGTCAAAATAACTTCACCTTGTGAATTTACTGCCCATGCTGTAGCTTCTACTATCTTGGTTGGAGTGGTGGTAGAGATGGCGTTTATGGTTGTATTTGGTGTTGTCCCGACATTATTCATAGGAATCCAATCGGCAAGAACAGTATCAGAGTATAAAACTTCATTTGGACTGTTTGGTAAACCACCGCGTCCGGTAATGGTAAAACTGCCACGGCTACGCCCAGCAACTCCTTGACAGACTTGAGCTATTCTAGTCTCTACAGGTTGGATGGGTAAGTTAATTAGTCTTTGGTTGGGTTGGACTTCTGGGGTATTAATTTCGACTGTGCCGTTTAGTCCAAATTCAGAACTGGCGGTGATGTCATTGGTGAGGGGACTTTCTTTTTCTCGAAACTCTATACCAAAAATGCTAAAAGCGTTGATGTTAACATTGCCTCCCTTACCTTCAAAAGCATTAGCTTTAATGTCACTATTTTCACCGGGAACAGCAATAATAAAACCATTGGGAAGATTAATATCTATATTGCCACCATTGCCGCTACCGCCTGTAGTGCCTGCTGTTGTAGAGATGAAGCTATTACGGCGTAATAGTAATTGATGATCTATTTGTAAATTAATATCACCACCATTACCTGAGACAGTTGTAGCAGTTATATT harbors:
- a CDS encoding NAD(P)/FAD-dependent oxidoreductase produces the protein MSLTQEILSQLPGDVLTNLRRTDNILKSIRENTVPTPLVVHESQTSLGNVNWDAIICGGTLGILIGCALAVRGLRVALLERGILQGREQEWNISRKELEVFVELNLLTEEELEKAIATEYNPARVKFKDGGEVWVKNVLNIGVDPVYLLATLKQKFLEAGGQLFEQTPFSEVVVHPDGVIVNHQFTAKLLIDAMGHLSPITKQARQGKKPDALCLVVGSCAQGFADNQAGDLILSFTSLQNQCQYFWEAFPARDGRTTYLFTYMDAHTQRLSLEDLFEEYLRLLPEYQGVELGQLKFQRALFGFFPSDRQSPLKTPWNRILPVGDSSGNQSPLSFGGFGAMVRHLKRLTLGIHEALKTEQLSAKPLALLQPYQPSLSVTWLFQKAMSVGVNQNIPPEQINQLLSAVFQEMQQLGTPVLKPFLQDIVQFSALTQTLVKTGLSHPALVAKIIPQVGLVNLLDWLVHYINLGTYTALFALSPMLETWIKNLPPTQQYYWHRLVEAWKFGSGADYMEK
- a CDS encoding Rieske (2Fe-2S) protein; this encodes MNWIKVIAQDELPENGRKVVKVEQRNILLLNHNNQVFAIENSCPHLKLPLQKGKITDDGAIVCPFHRSAFDLATGNPTTWIPFPPGIGKVMGMISKEKGLSVFPTRIEEGSIWVEV